In Miscanthus floridulus cultivar M001 chromosome 5, ASM1932011v1, whole genome shotgun sequence, one genomic interval encodes:
- the LOC136451594 gene encoding uncharacterized protein: MMRPGDEYRYQQQQQGGPGGFVMGGAPHGVIMAVVVGLVVGGPLFLGDGGEAIKSAIADLLGPTGLLLLPVALILVIRVLSSDRGAAGALALGGSPDSVHRVGVALALALIAVLLYYRSALLGGGDDE; this comes from the coding sequence ATGATGAGGCCGGGGGACGAGTACCggtaccagcagcagcagcaaggcgGCCCCGGCGGCTTCGTCATGGGCGGCGCGCCGCACGGCGTGatcatggcggtggtggtgggtcTGGTGGTGGGAGGGCCGCTGTTCCTGGGCGACGGCGGGGAGGCGATCAAGTCCGCGATTGCGGACCTGCTGGGCCCCACGGGCCTCCTGCTGCTCCCCGTCGCGCTCATCCTCGTCATCCGCGTGCTCTCCTCCGACCGCGGCGCCGCCGGCGCGCTCGCCCTCGGCGGGTCCCCGGACTCCGTGCACCGCGTCGGCGtcgcgctcgcgctcgcgctcATCGCCGTCCTCCTCTACTACCGCTCCGCGctcctcggcggcggcgacgacgagtaG
- the LOC136451595 gene encoding histone H2B.1-like has translation MAPKAEKKPAAKKPAEEEPAAEKAPAGKKPKAEKRIPAGKSAGKEGGDKKGKKKAKKSVETYKIYIFKVLKQVHPDIGISSKAMSIMNSFINDIFEKLAAEAAKLARYNKKPTITSREIQTSVRLVLPGELAKHAVSEGTKAVTKFTSS, from the coding sequence ATGGCGCCCAAGGCGGAGAAGAAGCCGGCGGCGAAGAAGCCCGCGGAGGAGGAGCCCGCGGCCGAGAAGGCCCCGGCGGGGAAGAAGCCCAAGGCGGAGAAGCGCATCCCGGCGGGGAAGTCGGCCGGCAAGGAGGGCGGCGacaagaagggcaagaagaaggCCAAGAAGTCGGTGGAGACCTACAAGATCTACATCTTCAAGGTGCTGAAGCAGGTGCACCCCGACATCGGCATCTCCTCCAAGGCCATGTCCATCATGAACTCCTTCATCAACGACATCTTCGAGAAGCTCGCCGCCGAGGCCGCCAAGCTCGCGCGCTACAACAAGAAGCCCACCATCACCTCCCGCGAGATCCAGACCTCCGTCCGCCTCGTCCTCCCCGGCGAGCTCGCCAAGCACGCCGTCTCCGAGGGCACCAAGGCCGTCACCAAGTTCACCTCATCTTAG